The genomic interval AAAATCGAGCTTTCCAGCGGTGAAGAAGCGCAACTTGCCTACGACGATGGCACTCTCAAGCTTCAGTATGGTGACGAATCCCTGCAGGCAGAAATTCATGAGATAAATGATTATACAGCGCAGGTTTCCATAGAAATTGCCCCCGGCGTTCGAGAGTGGATCACCATAAAGTCAACTAAAGACGACTATGAGGTAATAAGTCGATGAACCAGCGAAGCGCCCACTTAAACTATGTTTTAGCGTTTGCCCTGGCCTTGGTCCTCATTCAATCCGTCCACGCCGCCTCCTCCTATGACGGTGGCGAAAGCCTGATGACCATTGGCGACTCCCGGGTGCTGGATCCCGGACAGGCCACCTGGTTTTTCCCATTTTATCTGGAATCATTTGGCGAGGAGCGGGGTGAAACCCTGGACGTGCCTTGGGGGATGCGCATCGGGCTCTATGAAGGTTTTGAACTGAATGTTTCTCTGCCCTATCGTCAGGATCAGGAACTTGAAAAAGACGGACTGCGCTTTGTGCGTCTTGGAGGCAAGATGCAGCTCTTCGGCGGCGAAGTGGGCGAGCGCTCCGGCGCCATGAGCTTCTTTGGTACCGTGGCCGACGATAGCAGCGAGGCCCTTGGCACCGCTCGTACCAACTACGGCCTTGAGTTTCTCGTCAGTGAGCCCCTGGGGCCCTTGACCTCACTGCACTCCGCCATCGGGCTGCAGCGCAGCGATGGGCGGGTTCCCCTGCTGGATCCGGCCGACGACGACTTTGACCCTGATCGCCACTATCAGAATACCACGACTTTCTACTATAAGCTGGGCCTGGAGCAGTACTTCATGCGCAAAGGCGCTTTTATGCTGGAGGCGGCCACTCGCATGGGCCTCAATGGAGACGATGTGCAGGACCAGTTCTCTATTTCCGTTATGCCCGGGTTGCGCTTTGGTGATCCCCACCAGGGTTGGACCCTGAGCCTGGGGGCTGGTTACGATATTCCCGATAATGGCCTGGAGCCGGAGACCCGCTACATGCTGGGCCTGAGTTATCGTCCACCTGTTCGTGAAGCCCGTGAATCTGAGCCAGAAGTGGTTGAGGAACCGGTTGGAATTGAAGAGGAAAGCACTGAGGTTGAAGAAGCAGCCTCCCTGGATATGACATTGGTAGAAGCGGCTGATGACCGGTTGCGCATTGAGCTGCTGAACGCTTCCGGAGTGCCGGAACTGCTGGACGTGATGGCTGAACGCCTGACGAATATGGGCTACCGTGTCGTGCGGCTGGGAGTGGCGGAAGACCATAGTGTGCTGGAAACCAGCCATATTCACTACCGGGTGGGGTTTGCTGAAGAAGCAATTACCCTTGGACACTCACTTACTGGAAACTATCAGATCGTCACCCGTGGGCGTGAAATGCCAGAGGATCTGCAGCTGCGCATGCTTATCGGAACAGACATGCAGTAGTTCCCTTTGGAGTTACTCATGTTCAAACGTAACAGATAAGAAGGCCTCACACGAGGTTCGCAAATTCTAACAGGAGAGAGCCAATAAAAAGGCGATATCTCGATATGCCTGTTTGCTCTCCTCTTCTCGATGCGCGGGGAGCTCAGTTTCTCTGCGCACCAGCGGCAGGCAGTTGATTTACTCGTATTCAACACCCTAAGTTATTATACGGTGGGAGTAGAATTGCTTTTTTACTACAGTGACTTCTGGTGCTAAGTGATTTTCTCTCTAGTGTTTAGCGTGATGGTGAAGCAGGCTCCACCTTCCATGTTATCAGCGCTGATGGTTCCACCCATGCTTTGCTCAACAATAACTTTGGACATATAGAGACCCAGTCCGCTGCCAGCGTTTCCCTTGCTGGTATCCTTTGTGCTAAAGTACGGCTCAAATATATAGGGAAATGCTTTAGCGTCTATACCACCGCCGTTGTCTGCAATAGTGACAGTGGGATATCCGTCGTTCTGCTCTAAGTGAATCCAGATTGCGGGATTATCTACGTTACGTTTTGATAGTATATCACGGGAGTTGTTGACAATATTCATGATGACTTGGGCAAACTCGTTGGGATGGCCCAGTACTACCTCTGGCTGTCCGGAAAAATGAATGTCAATTCCTTTAGAGCGTAAACTGGGCTCCAGCAGGAATATGGCATCCTCAATAGTCTGTTTCAGGCAGAACAATACTTTTTCCTTGTCAGGTCGGAAGAGATTGCGGAAGTCATCTATAGTGCGTGACATGAAGTTCATCTGCTCCAGGGCAATGGCTACTGACTCCTCTACAAACTTCACATCCACCTCGCCCTGCTCCTCTGCTTCCATCTGCAAATCCTGAATGCTAATACATGCGGCTGTCAAAGGTTGGCGCCACTGGTGGGCAATATTAGCCAGCATTTCACCCATAGTAGCTAAGCGTGATTGATGCAGCAGCATCTGCTCTTTTTGTCTTATACGCTGCACACTCTGTTGTACTTTATCCTCAAGGTTACGATTCAGGTCTTGCAGGTATGCTTCGCTACGTTTACGTTCAGTGATGTCTAGGGCAACACCAAAAATTGTGGTGTGGTTCGCGTGCCAGTTATTATTGATTAGTAGTTCGCTATCGCTGGATATTTTGCTAACCACAATGGATAAGTAACCGATGCTGCCATCAGCATGCAGGTAGCGGCACTCAAAACTATCTCGGTAAGAAGAGCTATGGTCGCCTTTAAGAGCTAAGTTAATGTGTTGTTGGATAAGCATCTGGTCGTCTGGATGTAAATACTTTTGAACGTGCTCCCACAGAGGAACTGTTACATCACCCTCAATCGAGGGGTATCCCATCATAGCGTAAAAACGTCCATCAAATGTTACTTCCATAGCTTCCAGATTGATGCTCCATGCACTCATTTTGGCCATAAATTGGGCTTGAGTGAGGAAAAACTCATTGTTCATCAGTTTTTCCTCACGTCTTCTCAAGGTTTGTTCGCTGGCAAACTGATGGCGGCGAAAATGCCAGTGGCCAAAAGCGATGATGGCTGCAAAAGCCAAAGAAATTATAAATCCAATCAGACCTGCCTGGCGAACACTGGAGAGACGTGCCATAAATTCATCTTCGGCAATATCAACTCCTACCAATCCGATGAAGTTTCCGCTTGAGTCCCATAAGGGAGCATAAGCACTGAGAAAGGTTCCGTACTCATCTTCGTATA from Desulfurispira natronophila carries:
- a CDS encoding LytR C-terminal domain-containing protein, which produces MNQRSAHLNYVLAFALALVLIQSVHAASSYDGGESLMTIGDSRVLDPGQATWFFPFYLESFGEERGETLDVPWGMRIGLYEGFELNVSLPYRQDQELEKDGLRFVRLGGKMQLFGGEVGERSGAMSFFGTVADDSSEALGTARTNYGLEFLVSEPLGPLTSLHSAIGLQRSDGRVPLLDPADDDFDPDRHYQNTTTFYYKLGLEQYFMRKGAFMLEAATRMGLNGDDVQDQFSISVMPGLRFGDPHQGWTLSLGAGYDIPDNGLEPETRYMLGLSYRPPVREARESEPEVVEEPVGIEEESTEVEEAASLDMTLVEAADDRLRIELLNASGVPELLDVMAERLTNMGYRVVRLGVAEDHSVLETSHIHYRVGFAEEAITLGHSLTGNYQIVTRGREMPEDLQLRMLIGTDMQ
- a CDS encoding ATP-binding protein, giving the protein MILRNLYNDEKVRASWEALFLSTIILLVAGMSIGWFYLKAYEAVLESERRDLERLALAAAATIDVDHHRSLNSPDLTNSPAHLQALKPLFNFHRKFPDIHYLYTAIQTDEGIFFVLDTRSTDVFGRIPDRSLLDDGRLLIPYQQPSATIQKAFAQQRLASDYRLYEDEYGTFLSAYAPLWDSSGNFIGLVGVDIAEDEFMARLSSVRQAGLIGFIISLAFAAIIAFGHWHFRRHQFASEQTLRRREEKLMNNEFFLTQAQFMAKMSAWSINLEAMEVTFDGRFYAMMGYPSIEGDVTVPLWEHVQKYLHPDDQMLIQQHINLALKGDHSSSYRDSFECRYLHADGSIGYLSIVVSKISSDSELLINNNWHANHTTIFGVALDITERKRSEAYLQDLNRNLEDKVQQSVQRIRQKEQMLLHQSRLATMGEMLANIAHQWRQPLTAACISIQDLQMEAEEQGEVDVKFVEESVAIALEQMNFMSRTIDDFRNLFRPDKEKVLFCLKQTIEDAIFLLEPSLRSKGIDIHFSGQPEVVLGHPNEFAQVIMNIVNNSRDILSKRNVDNPAIWIHLEQNDGYPTVTIADNGGGIDAKAFPYIFEPYFSTKDTSKGNAGSGLGLYMSKVIVEQSMGGTISADNMEGGACFTITLNTREKIT